One Rhipicephalus microplus isolate Deutch F79 unplaced genomic scaffold, USDA_Rmic scaffold_28, whole genome shotgun sequence genomic window, ataaacgaaaaaaaattatatctGACGAAATACGCTAGTTATCACAAACTACTACCGCTTACCGGTTCTATACAGCAGAGGCTTATCTGAACAGTCTAGGGAAGCTACGGTGTTACACTATAAACCGTGTGGCTTCTCAGAGTGTTAATATTGCAGAATTAGATAACATGCGTTTCTACGGCTGGTGTTCAATTGTTTCAGGAAGGCACACGCTTGTCACTGTGGTACTGCAATTTTACCAAAATGTACCAGTGGGTGTCTGCTGTTGTTTGGCGTAAGTAGATTTTTCGAAGAGATGTTATTTTTCTCCTCTATTTCTCATTCAGTTACAGCAGGATGCCATCCTTGCTGCCGAGTGAGGGGTGCCACATTCCTATTTGTTTTTATTACATTTCAATGTTAGGGAGCTTATAGCATAGATAGTATGGTATGCACCTTCTGTTCTTGGGGCATTCAGTTTCAACATATCATACAAAAAAGCATGCTTAATGCCACGAAAGATGAGAGGTTGATCTGAAGACCAGATCACTAGCAAGGAACCTAGAAAAAAAGGGAGAGGATCACTCCGCATgggaccaagaaaaaaaagaaagagaaagaaaatcagAGAGATATAAAAATGGAGGATTTTTTATGACCTAATCAGTTACTGTAGACACTATTTTGCCCAGGGCAGGACACGCTCAACAGTCTCTATACCATAGCACATGCTCTATAAATGAGTAGATTAACCAACCTTGCATAGAAATCTTTATAGGTCCTTTAAACTTGTTTGGGCGTGGTCTATATATTGTCAAGTACCAAAAAGCCTCTCCTTCAAAAAGGAGTGGGTTTTCGGGCGATCTTTGATGCAATTGAGTGGCTGTCTTTCGGTCGCATCCTGAAGGCACATGCGTACGATGTGGTGAATGACGTGTGACAAAAACTGCATGGAAATACTGGCGATGCTCCCTACATAGAAAGTGGCCCCATCGTTCAGTTCTTTTTGAGCCTTCTACTCAAGCGGCCATTCCTACCTTGCGTGCCTACGCTTCCAGGTCCTCGCCGTATCCTCCATCATCGCGTGCCCCGAGCCACTTGAAGTTTTTTGAGCCAACACTAGCGGCTTTGTAGTCTTCATCGTAAAAAGAGGAAATATGAAAGAATATAAGTATTAAGAATTGATAGAAAAAACCGGAagaaaaatacaatacataaatGTAAAGCGCGGCATATAACTGCATTTCGCAGCATCAAAGTTGTGTACAGTAAAAGGAAATCAAGAAGTACTAACGACTACAAAAAGcaaggaataaaaaaagaacaaaaatatgaagaaatgttttcgaaaaaaaagtgagagctaACAATAATGTGTAGTCTAAAACTTTACGCATAAACAAATGTCTGTTCATCTATTTGCCTAAATACATCGCCGAATAAATTCACGCTATCGTCTGGCATTCTGATAACACTAATGTGAAAGCTACCTTTTTCTTTTGTCATCACGTTATAGTGATACGATGAGAGATGATGTCATTATGGTGTCATCTGTGATGAAGTCAATTTCAAACCATTTGTTTTAGCACCACCGCCGGTCAACTTTGCGGCTTCATGAGCCATTTAGGATTGTTGAGTTACAGCGAGCCTAGAGCTTGGCACATATTTCGTGCTGTAGTACAGTAGTCATAGATTGTTTTCAGGGCAGTTTACGCAGCAACAGCATCATCCATCACGAGGTAATGTTACGCATTGACTACCACTAGGTATTGGAATGGCTCCTTATTCAGTATCACTTCAACGTCCCCGACTTTTGGGCCTCTCGATTATTCAACCAGTTCTTTGTGTGTCCAGGCAAGCcacattgggaagaaaaaaaaaagaagctactcGTGGTTTCCTCATTTGTCCCTGTCTCCGATATGTCTTCTTGGATGGAGAAGGCATCAGTCTTTTCACCCACCACTGGACGACAGTCATTGCGGCGGTTGAGTCACACGGGCCCTCACTATTTGTGTTTCAAGCAAACGAGGTTTCGAGACTGCACTGCATACTTTTCCCACACAAGAGCTTCGCACTCTTTTCATAAGTGCGAGTGCTCTGAGCTGGGTACAACTAGAAGCTTTACTGCTACGCAACATCGAGACAAAAGAAAATATAGAATTGAGTTCTTTGTCGAATTGTACTTCGATATATACCCTATGTAGTGCATACGTACGAATTTGTGGTGTGCCCTAAGTTCACCACGTAGTATATCATCTTTAACAATACGAAAGAGGCATGGATGACATTGCCAGTTGCGACACCATTGTTTGGCTgtttttgtattgttttatttatgtatgtatggAATACTTTCCTTATGTCCAGCTGTTTGTTCTCGTACGTAGTGCTCGGTTATCAATTGTGCCTCTGATGGTGGACTTCGCATGTGTGCTGTCGTAAAACTTTTAACAACCTGTAAACAAAATGTTTTCTTGTGTATGActacatttgttttgttttgtttttgtgttcgtGTTTTATTGTTTACCGATGCATTTTTGCCTATTTCTTGAAGTGGCCTTTGTTTTTTGATCATGTGATGTATGTCTTGCAAAGTAATAAATTTTACCCACCATGTAGCAGCAGATAGGCCAACAGTATGAGTAAATAAATGATGACTTGAAGCATCTGAGCCAGCTGGGTGGCCGTGCTTCTTAAGGTACGTTGATTTTATAAAGTATGATTTAAAATTGCATAACAAATTACTAAACCTGTGTAATAAAAAAGATATTCTCTTTGACCGGATCATTTTCTATAGCTATAATTcatcaatgaaaaaagaaagcactgaATAAAAAGAGAATGTGGAATGTAACAAAACTCCAATATAGGTGCAAGGTGCACCTCTACAGGCAATTCGAACGCAATAATTTGGTTTATTTTCTCCACAGTACAGATGACCATGCAAATTAGCACCGATATTCAACCCAAAACACAACACCGGTGCCACTGGGCAGTACACAGCTAGTTACAGTCACACAGTCGAAAGTCTTATGATTTGTTGCGATCGTGAAGGTAAAGGATCTCACCTCCATTACGCATCGCTCTGAGAATTCAACCGAAGTGATTACTTGACATGTCGCTGGAAATGGCTGGCGAGCCTTTCAGCACTGCGACTACCCTTCCTTGAAAGTTGCGACGAGATCAAATTTACACCGGTACGTCGCAGCTTCTTCAATCCCCAGTGAGCTGGCAGGTTGACCAAGCGACAGCATTGGAATAAAAGACTGTCCTCTGAGACTGCGCGGATCCTATCATTTGAAAGGGGACCATCCCTCTTTCTCGGCATATCCCTACTTTCCTTGATGCATCTTAAAAATCACCCATTACGAGGCTAACGAATGGCTCTGTTTGCCACGTGAAAGAACGCACTGCCACCAAAGCAACCCTTGCTCGAAGAAAAAGTGCATGCACCATAGCCTCTCATCTCAGTTAAAAAACATTCTCCCTCCTTGAATCTCTAGCCGATGTAAGGGTTCAGGCCTTCTTACTTTTTTTCTGCATTCATAATAGCTTTCCTCTTGTTTTTTTACACGGGAATCCGACTGCTGTACATGTCCTCGTTCAGCCATTTTGCTTTATTTCTCAGTTTCGCAAAATCACCTTCATCTCAGATTTCTTGTTTTGACAGATTGCCTGCCAGGCATGGAGCAGACCAACCGACTGTTCGAGATTGACTGTGTTGATTTTTCGGCtctgctattttttcttcttcatgcGGGCAGTGCATAGGATGGCTGTGAAGTGGTGTTTAAGTGCATATTTATTGGTGAATGTAACTTGGGATCAGTAGTGTCCATGTTTTTGTACCTAAGGCGGTTTTATTATAAGGCTCATGTTTAGGCAGGTAGCTCCATAATTTGTGAAACGCACACGCCTGAGAGGGTACCTAGCAACTGGAAGCACAGTTTGTACCATTGAGGTCTTTATATAGAGCCGTTTTTTCTAGTTCCTTCACTTGGGGACTAGTCAGAAGTTTTTTGTGGAGGGTATCAGGGTGTTGAACCATTTCTGGTGTATCTTAACGCGTCAGTTTGTATGTAAGCCTCTAGAGCCGATGCTGGAAACATCgcctacaaaaaaaaacgaccacCATCGGAATTCGCCACTTCACTAAGATAGCTTTCTCTATTGTGTTGACCAAAAAGTGAGTGTGTAATTTTCTCATTCATTCCCTCACCATCGAGAGACGTTATATCATCGTCTTCGACTGAACATGCCATACACAAAAATCTATATGTATCGAATAGGGCGTACCACAAATGCGTGGTGTGTTAACTATAACATCTTAGAGACAGTGGATCACATAATGCTCAAATGCCCTACCTACCGCGACGAGAGACAATTGTTTGAACGAGAAATAAACATGTTCTGCCACGACCAATTAACAAAATCTTTATTGGAGCCGACAGTTGGAAACAACGTAGCGGGATattcagggtgaacagtggaagtgcctcagattGGCTGGCCGATGTTTTTCAAGCCTTTGAAAAATATAGGTCCTCTTATCCCAACGTCGGCCAGCCACTCTGAGACACTTTTACTGTTCACCCTGGTATTTTCACTACGACCTATTAACGTTGCTCAATATATTAGGCCTAGTGCATGGACCTTCAAAACAACGTCTAGTCGGACTGCCATTAAACAATTACCTTTGCAACACTGGCCTTGCCAGAAGCTTTGCTTTACCTGATAACTTATTTGTAAATTTGTAACTAGTTTCATCAGGTTCACTTGGTCACAacaatttttcatatttttttctgtgtattaAAATCTTTCAGAACCCTTCTCCATCCCTATACAAAGTAGCATGCCAGCGATTTACAGACGCCGGCGAAAATCTCCTTTTTTTAATAAACagtctctttttctttctgtggTTCTAGATATACAAACGTTAAATTGAAAAGGCTCCGGGGTTTAACCTCCATAACACCCACCTGGTTGCGCCAGTGCTCTTCATTGTACCTTCTGTTCTTTTTGGTTAATAACAAACTAATTTACTTTCAAGAGATTTCTCATATTGCTCGTCATAATATTTAAGAAAATGGAGGCCCGAATAAGCGAAGTAATGTACGGATCTGTAGTTTTATGGCACCGAAGTTCAGTCGAGAGTACATGAAAAATGTGATTGGCTGCCACGTTGTTTTATATTCACtatttttttaacatgaaaggGTCCACCAAGACTTTAGTGACATACTCACGTGAGAGACATGACGTCTAAAAATAACACTATTAAAAAGCAGAGAAGAAAAGTTGCGTCAACCATAGTCGAACCCACGAACTTTCTGGCGATGACAACAGCTGCTGGACACGCTATTCACTGCGCAACGGTCACATTCTCTTCTCTTTATTGACTCTATGCGCTGCGGTCATATATTTTGCAGGCTTTCAAATCACTTTTTTCACATATGTTACTAACGTCTCACTGTACTCTTGGTGAAGTATATTCTAACACCGTAATCATTAAATCCAAGATTAGTTTTTTCAACACATCGTTTCTATGCTTCCATTCTGTTCGATGCGTTTCTGATAGAAGTACATTTTTTCACCGCCCTAATTTTATCGCATTCTACACAAGAAGATTGCCGAGGTCAACAGATGCATTGAGGAACACTGTAAGATTGCCTCTGAACAGGAAATGTTTGGGATTTGCACGTCAATAGACAAATAGATGCGAATGGTAGGCCCTTCGAACCTCTTAAATCACCTAATGGATGACACGAACACCAAATCAAACCAGAGGTGTACGCTGACTCGCACGCTTCATGCAGCTAGGCAAGAATCCTCGGGCAATCAGGTACTGACTGAACTGGTTGGGAAGTACCTGCCAATTGCCTCCGGCCGTTCACCTCCTGACCCCATCTACAGAGGGGGCACTAATCTAGAACTGGACGCGGAATTAGGAAGCGAGGAGATCAGGCAGACAATGCATGACCTAAATGGCAGGTCGTTCCCAGATCTAGATAAAATCACGAATAAGGCTTTGAGAACTTTGTATGACAAGTCGGTATTGTACCTAACGAAtgtcatcaacgaggcatggaacAGTGGCAGTGTCCCACAAATTCCAAAGAAGGCCACCACCAACCTCACCCCCAAACCAAGCACACCTCCTAGCCTCGACAACCACCAGCCCATCTCTCTGACCTCATGCAGGGGTAAGGTGGCCGAACACGCCATCTTCAACAGAGTTACGCAATACCTGGAGAAACGCGAAATTTACCGCAGAACCTGATAGGCTTCAGGGCAGGCCTCTCGTCGCAAGATGCCATGAAGCTCATCAAAGACCAAGTTATTGATACCAACAAAAGGAACATGAAAGTCATACTGGTACTAGGCTTGGAGAGTGCATTCGATGACGTTCTCCATCACTTCATGCACAGTCAGATTTCGAGCCTTGAACTTGGCAAGCAGTTCCACGACAACACGAAATCGTTCCTGACAGACAGAGACGCTATTTTAAAAATAGGCGATCTTGCTAGGGGTTCAGTAAAGCTTAGCTTCAGAGGAACGCTTAAGGTTCAATCCTAGCCCTAACTCTCTTTAACTTCGCCAGGATTGGTTTGCCTCAGTAACTCTCCGAAATAGATGGCATTAACCATAGGATCTATGCAACCGACATCACCACACGGTGTACTGAAGGCAGCGAAAGACAAACTGAGGATGATCCTCAGAAAGCGTTTGAGGTCACGTTGAACTACCCAAAAGCTACTACCTACTACTTACCTACCTGCTCGTCACGGAAATCTGAACTGCTTATGGTCAGGCACAAGCGCAGGGGCCCTGGTCCGAGAAAGTGGAAGCCATTAGAGAACGTCGGCATTCCTCTTAGGACTGCTGAGGGCAGAACTATCCCCAGGGTGGTTGACTTCTTCTATATTATGGGCATGACTATACAATCGAATGCCTCAAAGAACCTAAAGGTAACGGcacttgtcagaaaaactgacaaTGCTATCGCACTGATAAAAGGAGTTGCAAGCACACAATAGAATCTCAAAGAAGATAGCCTCGTAAGGCTGGTACACATATTTGTGATGTGTGATTTCACCAAAGTGGCAGTCATGCACAAGTGGCTGAGGTTGGAGCGTGATAAGCTCAATGCGTTAATCAGAAAGACCACCAAGAGAGCTCCTGGCCTCCCCATGTACACAAGCTCCGACAGACTGCTTTGTCTTGGCATGCGTAACACCATGGAAAATTTGGTGAAGGCACAGGAGCGGGCGAAATCAGCGAGGCTGTCCACCAGAAGTTCAGCTAGAAAGATCCAGCGGGATCGGGGATTCCACCAGTAGAAAACAATTAGGTCTCCCTCCTAGAGTGTGTATCGTCAAAAGCGAGAACTAATCATTGTTCTGCACCCACAAAATGTCCACCTCGAGCATAAACAAAAGTAGAAGGTGGTCGAGGACAAAGGCTTCACTACAAAAAGCTCAGCAACACACCGGGGACTCTATGTAGCTTTGTCAATTTAGCCCGGTACCCCGAGGTGAACGCGTTTGCCGCAGTGAGCATTCTCCACGAGGACAGTATCACAAACTCCGGACAATGATCCGGACAACAATGGCTGAAACAGCAGAGCGATCACATGGGCCTTGCTGGGCATCAAGAGGTTCAAAATTTACAGCTACTTGGAATCGGCGTTCACAGCATTTGCCAAGGGCAGAATATCGCAACCACCTTTGCGGATCTTTTGGGACAAGGCGAtcgagccacacacacacactcgtttGGTTCCCAGCGCACATGAGATGCATTGGGGGAGCCCAGCCCAATCTCTACGACTCAGCCCACATAGCTGCGCGAGAACCAGTAAACTGTGTAGCCATCGAGGGTTGCAGCGCTGATGTTTAGAAAAACCAGGACCGTCCCATCTCTTACAACGCCCTGACAAAACATTTTATTCGGCGCGCAGTAAATACCGAACACcacatgaaaaaataaccagaccTCAAGCTCTGACATTCGGACTGTGTGAGTGAATGTGTCGTGTGTTTGCGCTGAAATAATTTTTGGGGGATTTCATCAAAAAGAGGAGTACTCTAACCTCATGCTTTTGCACAAGATTCGTTTCAAAATACTGTCAATTTATACACGTTTTTTCTGCAATAATATAGCTAGTTTACAACACATGCTCTTCTGGCGCCCCGCGTTACGCTGTGGTGAAGACATCATGCCTTCTAAATGCGATGGTGTTATTACCAGCCCCGAAATTGAACAACAGTTGTGGGCAGTCCAACGAACCCGCGACGCATAAGAGGTTTCATTTTTCTGTTCCGAGGTGTGAACATCCCGCAGCATGCTGAAGCACGTTCCGAAAGACCCAATAAAGTTCGTCCATTTATTAGTTTTGTCAACGTCATGTCAACGCCTTGTCTATGCCAAGTGGTGACCTTGCCCAAAGCGTCGGCGCGGCTGACAGCATCTATCCATACCTAACTTGTTCTGCACCACGTAGAGCGATGTACCTGTTTCGCCTGCATGTAATTCCGCCTTCACCGCTTACGCTCCTCACGCGAAAAATTCTTTTCGGCCAACAAAAGATACAACGAACATAACTTTCCCTCTTATCTGGGCTGTCTTCACCGCCTACTGCAACAGCAATCACATACTCTCATGAGCACAAAAGCATGTTTTATCACTGGACAATCATTCATCGTACACGTTGTCTATCGGGATGTAGATGTATCACCAAGCGTTAATGTAGATGCCTTGTGAAAAACGTGCGTTAGCTGTGAAACACAAGCATGGAATGTATAGGCTCTTTCATATCAATGTATAGCAAGCagatgattcattgatatgtgaggctcgtcgtcccaaaaccaccacatgattatgagagacgccgcaggggAGGGattctgaaattttgaccacttggggttctttaacgtgcacccaaatctgagcacacaggcctatatatcattttcgccaccatcgaaaatccagctgccgcagccgggattcaatcccgcgacctgagggttaacaaacgagtaccttagccactagaccgctcCAGCGAGGTTTATAGCACGCAGTAAACTGCTTCTGTGAGATGATTTCTTTCGTGTTACACAGACTCCGGTGACAGAGGGAacaaccaagttttttttttgaagatgtcCAAATACGGCATATTATACAACAACCCCCAACTTATTATTTCAATATATCTTTATAAGATAAGCAATACACCCGTAACTTTAACCTGACAAAAATTATGACAGAACTAATGTTTCCGTTTCTTAATTGAACTTCAGGCCACTTGTATAATCTTCATTTTTCTTACATGAAAGAAAGCAAACAGATGTATTACATGAACTTGGGTTCAGTTTAGAAAAAACAAATCATTGTTTAGTGAAAGAAAAGCATACGCTTCTTCCGCTAAGGTTGATGAGCTAGCTCTAGAAGGCCTTGACAACCTCCAGATACACGAAGGATTGAGAAGGCGAGAATCTTTATGTGCGCATTTCGACATGCAAAAGAATACGTGTGTGATGTGATACTTCTGATGGGGCGGTGTATGGTGTAATTTTGAAATACTGTAAAAATTGCGTGAAAACTAAATGATTACCGAAACAGTTTACACGTTATGCATGAATGATGTAGAGCTGTCACTTGATGGTACATGATGCTGGCATGACGGAACTTAACATTGATACGTGAAGCTTTCAGATTGTGAGCTGTGTAATAAAGAAATGAACCGCACATCAAATTTGAATTAAGAGATTTTTCTCCGCACGTTATTTCATCTTTGCCCGGCACGTTTCAACGTCATCAGTTAATTTCACCTCTCTAAAGCAATGGCTTTATATGTTCAGAAACTCCTTAAGAATAAAGTTACGAGCGACATTCTGACGTTCTTAAAAAGTGCATGTTGTATTAAGTGAACACCTCGTTTAAACAAGAAAAACTTAATTGATGGCTGATGTAACAATTCATTTTTATAGTACTAAAAAGCGTGCTTTAAAATTTAGTATGGTCCCACTAAAGAAACCCTAACTACCGAGGCAATTGTACATTGTTGTTTGTATATGTTGTTTGTCGTAGCTTCAGCCACCTTAATAACTAATTTGAAATTATGCGCTATAGCAATGCTTCGCACATAATCAGCAATGCTGGCATCAAAATACCGCCTTATGCAACGTATGCAAGT contains:
- the LOC142786679 gene encoding uncharacterized protein LOC142786679 translates to MDDTNTKSNQRCTLTRTLHAARQESSGNQVLTELVGKYLPIASGRSPPDPIYRGGTNLELDAELGSEEIRQTMHDLNGRSFPDLDKITNKALRTLYDKSVLYLTNVINEAWNSGSVPQIPKKATTNLTPKPSTPPSLDNHQPISLTSCRGKVAEHAIFNRVTQYLEKREIYRRT